A single genomic interval of Lentimicrobium saccharophilum harbors:
- a CDS encoding DUF6249 domain-containing protein has protein sequence MNDFLIPATVFATIYGVIYLFIRKRERMALLDRGLDPRSFESDKTGFSSLKYGLLFTGIGLGLLLANILVSVGAMEREAAYFSLVSLFGGIALIIDYMLEVSITKRNNKQKQESTGTAGENFG, from the coding sequence ATGAATGACTTTCTGATACCCGCCACAGTTTTTGCCACCATCTATGGCGTGATTTACTTGTTTATCCGCAAAAGGGAGCGGATGGCCCTGCTCGACCGTGGATTGGATCCAAGATCGTTCGAATCGGACAAAACCGGTTTTTCCTCACTCAAATACGGCCTGCTCTTTACCGGTATCGGTCTTGGTTTGCTCCTGGCAAATATTCTTGTTTCAGTCGGGGCGATGGAGCGGGAGGCCGCATATTTTTCATTGGTTTCACTCTTTGGTGGTATTGCCCTCATCATTGATTATATGCTTGAAGTGAGTATTACCAAAAGAAACAACAAACAAAAGCAGGAAAGTACCGGTACCGCGGGAGAAAATTTCGGATGA
- a CDS encoding DUF4292 domain-containing protein, translated as MNRQIRGAIIKILLSGIVLLIAGSCSSTKRLIREPLKEQGAEYLFDNLKQNELKYNYFSARFSAGFRQNKNSNSFSGQIRIQKDSLIWISISPALGIEMARVLISNDSVKYMNRIENTYFISDFNYINSLINSTLDFDMLQAFLTGNDFSFYENSSFKASIDNREYKLVTTERRKLKKYLRHNQNISIPLQNIWLNPDNFKITRVLVKEVNQSGRKLEGRYEYQMTEGQLVPSHLNFQLETAENKNAVEIEVDYSKVNTGETLQFPFRIPEKYNRVNKF; from the coding sequence ATGAATAGGCAAATCAGGGGAGCAATAATAAAAATTTTACTGTCAGGCATAGTGCTGCTGATCGCGGGCTCATGTTCATCAACCAAACGCTTGATAAGGGAGCCTTTAAAGGAACAAGGTGCCGAATACCTGTTTGATAACCTGAAACAGAATGAGTTGAAATACAATTACTTTTCGGCCAGGTTTTCTGCCGGTTTCCGGCAGAATAAGAACAGCAATTCCTTCAGCGGACAAATCAGAATACAAAAAGACAGCCTGATCTGGATATCCATTTCACCGGCATTGGGCATTGAAATGGCCCGTGTGCTTATTTCGAACGATTCGGTGAAATATATGAACCGCATTGAAAATACATACTTCATCAGTGATTTCAATTACATCAATTCCCTGATCAACAGCACCCTCGATTTTGATATGCTCCAGGCTTTTCTGACCGGAAACGACTTTTCATTTTATGAAAATTCTTCTTTCAAAGCTTCCATTGATAACCGGGAATACAAACTGGTGACCACCGAACGCAGAAAACTCAAGAAATATCTGAGGCACAACCAGAATATAAGTATTCCCCTGCAGAACATCTGGCTCAATCCCGATAACTTCAAAATCACCAGGGTATTGGTCAAAGAAGTGAACCAGAGCGGCAGAAAGCTGGAAGGCCGTTACGAATACCAGATGACGGAAGGTCAGTTGGTTCCTTCTCACCTGAATTTCCAGCTCGAAACCGCTGAGAATAAAAATGCGGTTGAAATTGAGGTAGATTATTCAAAAGTCAATACAGGCGAGACGCTTCAGTTCCCATTCAGGATACCTGAAAAATATAACCGTGTTAATAAATTCTAA
- the thpR gene encoding RNA 2',3'-cyclic phosphodiesterase: METKRLFAAIRIEPDEAFSDIYHNLRQVLGFHIIKWVELHNIHVTLRFFGETPDTEIPVITEALQKATREIPPFNLELAKTGIFGSYYNPRVIWFGITENPVLTKLISNLNLSLEEAGFISDRQNFVPHLTVGRIREIRDKNHFQEIIAHFRDVKFRVQRIEGFELYESVLKKEGPEYTILQEFRFG, translated from the coding sequence ATGGAAACCAAACGACTTTTCGCAGCAATCAGGATTGAACCGGATGAAGCTTTCTCCGACATTTACCATAATCTCCGGCAGGTCCTTGGTTTTCATATCATTAAATGGGTCGAACTTCATAACATTCATGTAACCCTCCGCTTTTTCGGGGAAACCCCTGATACCGAAATACCGGTTATAACAGAAGCACTGCAGAAAGCTACCCGCGAAATTCCTCCTTTTAACCTTGAACTCGCCAAAACCGGCATCTTCGGCAGCTATTACAATCCCCGTGTTATTTGGTTTGGCATTACCGAAAATCCGGTTCTCACAAAACTCATTTCCAATCTCAATCTTTCTCTTGAAGAGGCCGGATTTATCAGTGACCGGCAAAATTTTGTCCCTCACCTCACTGTCGGCAGAATCAGGGAGATCAGGGACAAAAATCATTTTCAGGAAATCATTGCCCACTTCAGGGACGTGAAATTCCGGGTACAGCGGATAGAGGGTTTTGAACTTTACGAGAGCGTACTGAAAAAAGAGGGGCCTGAATATACCATTTTACAGGAATTCAGGTTCGGGTAA
- the dut gene encoding dUTP diphosphatase, with translation MKIRIVNHSAHPLPAYETLASAGMDLRANNEEPVVLASLERAMIPTGLYIELPDGYEAQIRPRSGLAAKYGITILNSPGTIDADYRGEIRIILVNLSREPFTINRGERIAQMIVSRHEQAEWVEVEELNHTERGAGGFGHTGLH, from the coding sequence ATGAAAATCAGAATAGTCAACCACTCAGCCCACCCGCTGCCGGCATACGAAACCTTGGCATCTGCAGGTATGGACCTAAGGGCAAACAATGAAGAACCGGTCGTACTGGCTTCGCTTGAGCGCGCCATGATTCCGACGGGGCTTTATATTGAACTTCCGGATGGTTATGAAGCCCAGATTCGTCCGCGCAGCGGATTAGCCGCTAAATATGGCATCACCATCCTGAATTCGCCCGGCACCATCGATGCCGATTATCGCGGTGAAATCAGGATTATTCTGGTAAACCTTTCCAGGGAACCTTTCACCATAAACCGGGGGGAGCGCATTGCACAAATGATTGTCAGCCGCCACGAGCAGGCTGAATGGGTTGAGGTTGAAGAACTGAACCATACCGAAAGGGGGGCGGGAGGCTTCGGACATACCGGATTACACTGA
- a CDS encoding murein hydrolase activator EnvC family protein: MNLPFSCAPRKYVNAFILSVMLILTAGVNELQAQDKKSQLQQQKAKIEEEISYTNRLLDETKKSKQTSVNQLVLLNKQISRRQELINAISGEIRNLDNQINQTNDTIRHLTKTIERLKKEYASLIYYANKNRNAYSRLMFIFSARDFNQAYQRLKYFQQYAGYRQNQVRVIRQNQEELNKKLLLLEQQKQSKLELKRMEEGEQQKLAKEKNQQDQTVKNLTRKEKELLKKLRESERAARRLQKAIEDLIAEEIRKANEAAKKAGTKPAPENKFALTPAELELSSNFSGNKGRLPWPTEKGVISASFGEHPHPVLKGIKTKNNGIDIATERGGKARAVFEGVVTSTMTLPTYNNVVIVKHGEFLTVYSNLDQLFVKKGDKVKTKQEIGVINTDETGKTRLHFELWHGKNLQNPEGWIVRSR; the protein is encoded by the coding sequence ATGAACCTGCCTTTTAGCTGTGCGCCCCGTAAATATGTGAATGCATTCATTCTGTCCGTTATGCTGATCTTAACAGCGGGCGTGAATGAATTACAGGCCCAGGACAAAAAGAGCCAGCTTCAGCAGCAAAAGGCAAAAATTGAAGAGGAAATCAGTTACACAAACAGGTTGCTTGATGAAACCAAGAAAAGCAAGCAAACGTCGGTAAATCAACTGGTTTTGTTAAATAAGCAAATCAGCAGGAGGCAGGAGCTGATCAATGCCATCAGCGGTGAAATCAGAAATCTTGACAACCAGATTAATCAGACCAACGACACCATCAGGCACCTGACCAAAACCATCGAACGTTTGAAAAAGGAATATGCATCCCTGATATACTATGCCAATAAAAACCGGAATGCATACTCCCGCCTTATGTTTATTTTTTCTGCCCGTGATTTTAACCAGGCTTATCAACGATTAAAATATTTCCAGCAGTATGCCGGTTACAGGCAAAACCAGGTAAGGGTAATCAGACAGAACCAGGAGGAATTAAATAAAAAACTTCTGCTGCTTGAACAACAGAAGCAAAGCAAACTGGAGTTGAAGCGGATGGAAGAAGGCGAACAGCAGAAGCTGGCAAAAGAGAAAAATCAACAGGATCAAACGGTAAAAAACCTGACCAGGAAAGAAAAAGAGCTGCTGAAAAAGTTGCGCGAAAGCGAGAGGGCAGCCCGCAGGTTGCAAAAGGCCATTGAAGACCTGATTGCCGAAGAGATCAGGAAAGCCAATGAAGCCGCAAAAAAGGCCGGTACCAAACCGGCACCGGAGAACAAATTTGCCCTCACACCGGCCGAGCTGGAGCTTTCATCAAATTTTTCCGGCAATAAGGGACGTCTTCCGTGGCCGACTGAAAAAGGAGTGATTTCTGCTTCCTTTGGTGAGCACCCGCATCCCGTACTAAAGGGCATAAAAACGAAGAATAACGGCATCGACATTGCCACAGAAAGAGGGGGAAAAGCCAGGGCTGTATTTGAAGGGGTGGTAACATCTACTATGACCCTTCCAACCTACAATAATGTAGTGATTGTAAAACACGGTGAATTTCTTACTGTATATTCCAACCTGGATCAGCTGTTTGTTAAAAAAGGCGATAAAGTAAAAACCAAACAGGAAATAGGGGTGATCAATACGGATGAAACAGGGAAAACCCGCCTCCATTTCGAGCTATGGCACGGCAAGAACCTGCAGAATCCCGAGGGATGGATTGTAAGGTCACGATAA
- a CDS encoding sensor histidine kinase: protein MKNGLTRKIPFWLFPLLSLLSILIALLAVHFSDRSRSPELLVKHFNEALNENFNKAEGILKTFPLEESVPEKALLDSVAGELPEGFSLYLFRDMAPVYWSDNDFLFDQIDHDALPNRRILKFTNGHYQVLSRSSGPNKLLIANLIKHEYPYENDYLQSAFGSSYNLPASWIITGEVTPYPVITGEGETLLYIQPSPAERLTNASGMMIYSLYLFAFVCLILGLYHLYLRFAPFENKRILIFLFIADVAILRAILQYFRIPSILDETELFNAVYYASSRIFPSLGDLLTTVTGMFVTSVLFYKYYQKISKPENQTKPGTPYLILALAFTIALFFVSCYLIETIWVNSTLQLDFSKILEFTVFSFTGFLIIALILVSFFLISFPLLRDTYAYSGNRFIMITSVLITILFSQVSSMLDLYSPDWKIFILLLIYLLLLMRIYSGRLKHPSVVSYFSVILVLTSISSYSYYHNRKIKENSQRKLMAVRLSSDRDKIAEYLFTDLEKKMAADTLLRRKINESWYSPAREPACTDYILQTYFRGFWTKYNSQVTLCFPEKTLIIKPSNLIINCNEYFEGIISQLGERTASANFYYIRESYDEGNYIAKVPIRQSDREPARISVVIELIKKYAPKGLGYPELLLDRSQTGIAETGNYSWAIYSRNELVKNVGEYSYSIYESAYQNNREDFRFFEKNGYTHLYHVIDDDSSIIISKKADGLLDILAPFTYQITFHVFLVLIIFGILWLFRKGKKRNLDLSTRLQIMLIMLILFASTLIGFTILENIKSLNAKKNRDMLSEKAHSVLIELEHKLAAMDLLEKSQQPYLEELLSKFSQVFFSDINLYNVDGSLLASSRSQIFEEGLKSMQMNSDAYKQLAINKRTMFITNEQIGNYNYLSAYLPFRNDMNKLTAYINLPYFARQQELRQEISTFLVAFINIYVILTAIAVVISLLVGSYLTRPLQLIRERFSSLNLGKRNEKIDYNRQDELGDLINEYNNMVEKLTESAEKLARSERESAWREMARQVAHEIKNPLTPMKLSIQHLIKSWQEQAPDWNKRFERTSHTLIQQIDSLSSIATAFSDFAKLPQANNKKVELIEIIRSTMALFTEHPETDIILTLPDKPCYVFADEKQLSRVFINLLNNSVQAIPSGKRGIINIILENQEDKHIVSIRDNGTGISEEQKSRIFSPNFTTKSAGMGLGLAMVKNIINSTGGDISFTSEDGLGTTFIIELPALKN from the coding sequence ATGAAGAATGGTTTAACCCGGAAAATTCCGTTCTGGCTTTTCCCCTTACTTTCACTTTTAAGTATCCTGATCGCTTTGCTGGCTGTTCACTTTTCGGACAGAAGCAGAAGTCCGGAATTACTGGTGAAGCATTTCAATGAAGCACTGAATGAAAATTTCAACAAAGCAGAAGGAATCCTGAAAACTTTTCCGCTTGAAGAGTCCGTTCCGGAAAAAGCGCTTCTTGATTCCGTGGCCGGTGAACTTCCTGAAGGTTTCAGCCTTTACCTGTTCAGGGATATGGCACCGGTATATTGGTCGGATAACGATTTTCTATTCGATCAGATCGATCATGACGCCCTCCCCAACAGGCGCATTCTGAAATTTACCAACGGTCATTATCAGGTGCTCAGCAGAAGCTCCGGCCCGAATAAGCTACTGATCGCTAACCTTATCAAACATGAATATCCTTATGAGAATGACTACCTTCAATCGGCTTTTGGCTCCTCGTATAACCTTCCTGCATCATGGATCATAACGGGTGAAGTCACCCCTTATCCGGTTATTACCGGAGAAGGAGAGACCCTCCTCTATATTCAGCCCTCCCCGGCAGAACGATTGACAAATGCATCAGGCATGATGATATACAGCCTGTACCTGTTTGCCTTTGTCTGCCTTATCCTTGGACTCTATCACCTATACCTGAGATTTGCTCCTTTCGAAAACAAGCGTATACTTATTTTTCTTTTCATCGCTGACGTTGCCATCCTGCGTGCAATACTCCAGTACTTCCGAATTCCTTCAATTCTGGATGAAACGGAACTTTTCAACGCCGTTTATTATGCCTCGTCACGCATATTTCCTTCCCTTGGTGATCTTCTTACAACTGTAACCGGAATGTTTGTTACATCTGTGTTGTTTTACAAATACTATCAGAAAATCTCAAAGCCTGAAAATCAGACAAAACCCGGCACACCTTACCTCATCCTGGCTCTTGCATTCACCATAGCCCTGTTCTTCGTTTCCTGCTACCTGATTGAAACCATATGGGTAAATTCCACCCTTCAGCTTGATTTCAGCAAAATACTTGAATTTACCGTGTTCAGTTTTACCGGATTTCTGATCATCGCCCTGATCCTGGTTTCCTTTTTCCTTATCAGTTTTCCGCTGCTCAGGGATACTTATGCGTACAGCGGAAACAGGTTTATCATGATTACTTCTGTGCTGATTACCATTTTATTCTCACAGGTTTCCTCCATGCTTGACCTGTATTCCCCTGACTGGAAAATTTTTATTCTTCTGCTGATCTACCTTCTATTGCTGATGCGGATATATTCCGGCAGATTAAAACACCCCTCAGTGGTATCTTACTTCTCTGTTATTCTGGTCCTTACTTCTATATCCTCATACAGCTATTACCACAACAGAAAAATCAAGGAAAACAGCCAACGTAAGCTTATGGCTGTCAGGTTATCATCAGACAGGGATAAAATAGCAGAATATCTGTTTACTGACCTTGAGAAAAAAATGGCGGCCGATACCCTTCTCAGGCGTAAAATCAATGAATCATGGTATTCTCCTGCCCGTGAGCCCGCGTGCACCGACTACATCCTTCAGACATATTTCAGAGGTTTCTGGACAAAATACAATTCCCAGGTTACCCTCTGCTTTCCGGAAAAAACACTGATTATAAAACCTTCGAACCTTATCATCAACTGCAATGAATACTTCGAAGGCATTATATCCCAGCTGGGCGAAAGGACTGCTTCGGCTAACTTTTATTATATCAGGGAATCGTATGACGAAGGTAACTATATTGCCAAAGTGCCCATCAGGCAATCTGACAGGGAACCGGCCAGGATATCTGTGGTGATTGAGCTGATAAAAAAATACGCACCTAAAGGACTGGGTTATCCCGAACTGCTTCTGGACCGCTCACAGACCGGTATTGCAGAAACAGGCAATTACTCCTGGGCAATCTATTCAAGAAATGAACTGGTGAAAAATGTGGGTGAATATTCGTACAGCATTTATGAGTCAGCCTATCAGAACAACCGGGAAGATTTCCGGTTCTTTGAAAAGAACGGGTATACTCATCTTTATCATGTGATTGATGATGACAGTTCAATCATTATCAGCAAAAAAGCAGACGGATTGCTCGATATACTGGCTCCTTTCACCTATCAGATTACCTTTCATGTATTCCTTGTTCTTATCATATTCGGTATACTATGGCTTTTCAGAAAAGGGAAAAAGAGAAACCTTGATCTGAGCACCCGTCTCCAGATTATGCTGATTATGCTCATTCTTTTTGCATCTACCCTGATCGGTTTCACGATTCTTGAAAACATCAAAAGCCTGAATGCAAAGAAAAACAGGGATATGCTGAGCGAAAAGGCCCATTCGGTGCTGATTGAACTGGAACATAAACTGGCTGCGATGGATTTGCTGGAAAAGTCTCAGCAACCCTATCTTGAGGAGCTGCTCTCCAAGTTTTCGCAGGTGTTCTTCAGCGATATTAATCTTTACAATGTTGACGGATCGCTGCTTGCATCCTCCAGGTCGCAGATTTTCGAAGAAGGACTGAAGTCGATGCAGATGAATTCCGATGCTTACAAACAACTCGCGATCAACAAACGGACCATGTTCATTACGAATGAGCAGATAGGAAATTACAATTATCTTTCTGCCTACCTCCCTTTCCGAAACGACATGAATAAACTGACTGCCTACATCAATCTTCCCTATTTTGCCAGGCAGCAGGAGTTGCGTCAGGAAATTTCAACATTTCTGGTTGCATTCATCAATATTTACGTTATTCTCACGGCCATAGCAGTGGTTATTTCGCTGTTGGTAGGCAGTTACCTGACACGGCCGTTGCAATTGATCAGGGAAAGGTTCAGCAGTCTGAACCTGGGAAAGAGGAATGAAAAAATAGATTACAACAGGCAGGATGAATTGGGTGATCTGATCAATGAATACAACAACATGGTTGAAAAACTTACAGAGAGTGCTGAAAAGCTGGCCCGTTCGGAACGCGAGAGTGCGTGGCGGGAGATGGCCAGACAGGTAGCCCATGAAATCAAAAATCCGCTTACCCCGATGAAATTAAGCATACAGCATCTTATAAAATCGTGGCAAGAGCAGGCCCCGGACTGGAACAAGCGATTTGAAAGGACCAGCCATACCCTCATTCAACAGATAGATTCCCTTTCATCCATTGCAACGGCTTTTTCGGATTTTGCAAAGCTGCCCCAGGCAAACAACAAAAAGGTTGAACTGATCGAGATAATCCGCTCAACCATGGCTTTGTTCACCGAACATCCGGAAACAGATATCATACTGACCTTACCGGATAAGCCCTGTTATGTATTTGCCGATGAAAAACAGCTATCGAGGGTTTTCATCAACCTGCTGAATAATTCAGTTCAGGCCATTCCTTCCGGAAAGAGAGGGATTATCAATATAATTCTTGAAAATCAGGAGGACAAGCATATTGTCAGTATCAGAGACAATGGAACAGGCATCAGCGAAGAACAGAAATCCAGGATTTTTTCGCCTAACTTTACCACCAAATCGGCAGGAATGGGACTGGGGCTGGCTATGGTGAAAAATATCATCAATTCAACCGGGGGTGATATCAGTTTTACTTCTGAGGACGGCCTTGGAACCACATTTATTATTGAACTTCCTGCGCTGAAAAACTAA
- a CDS encoding Sec-independent protein translocase subunit TatA/TatB, producing MMTQVLLGVIGPWQVVIILAIVLLLFGGKKIPELMKGLGKGIKEFKDGMSGEDAEENKKKDEK from the coding sequence ATGATGACACAGGTTTTACTGGGCGTAATCGGTCCCTGGCAGGTAGTAATTATTCTGGCAATTGTTCTTCTGTTATTCGGCGGAAAGAAAATTCCCGAACTGATGAAAGGGCTTGGAAAGGGAATTAAAGAGTTTAAAGACGGGATGTCGGGAGAGGACGCTGAGGAGAATAAAAAGAAGGACGAAAAATAG
- a CDS encoding tetratricopeptide repeat protein produces MHYYRIIALILISFLSFRLNAQELPEGGEDSISKEDARLYREQQKARNLFFEANKAKLTGNAERALELFNECVNQDPLNDAAWYELAQLYFQKNNPEKSIESARKAYEISPDNTWYSLTLASLYANNNQPEQAGLIYEKLLLSDPQNTEYAIELANIWLQLNKPAEAIKIYDQLESRLGINEDLSMRKHRIYLATGKSKKALEELEKLAEANAWDSRILSMLAEYYLLQGKSDEALATYKKIQLVDPDNAYINISLADYYRQQGDLEKATESLKAGFANPYLDADTKIQVMMSYYSQVKDYDGIEDDVLELSEILAEIHPNDPRALMLRGEMLMMSDEYGEAREMFRKVNQLDPGKYQVWENLLRTNAILEDYGQLALESLQASELFPMQPMPYYFNGFSNYMLKNYEMAVQSLTNGVKLVAGDNRLISDFYSMIGDAHHALGNHAESFSAYESSLKANSENALVLNNYAYYLSLRKENLEKAKEMSEKANRLVPGNASYLDTYAWVLYQIGDYNSALIYAEQALKADGSASAVVMEHYGDILFRLGRNNKAIDAWEKARAAGEGSALLEQKLKDGKLYE; encoded by the coding sequence ATGCATTATTACAGGATTATAGCGCTGATATTGATTTCGTTCCTTTCTTTCCGGCTGAATGCCCAGGAATTGCCTGAAGGAGGCGAAGATTCCATCAGTAAGGAAGATGCCCGACTTTACAGGGAACAGCAGAAGGCAAGAAATCTCTTTTTTGAAGCCAACAAAGCCAAGCTCACCGGCAACGCTGAAAGAGCGCTGGAGTTGTTTAACGAATGTGTTAATCAGGATCCTTTGAATGATGCCGCCTGGTACGAACTGGCACAGCTCTATTTTCAGAAAAATAATCCTGAAAAATCCATCGAATCTGCCCGTAAGGCTTATGAAATATCTCCCGATAATACCTGGTACAGCCTGACTTTAGCCAGTCTGTATGCAAACAATAACCAGCCTGAACAAGCCGGGCTGATTTATGAGAAACTTCTGCTTTCAGACCCTCAGAATACTGAGTATGCAATAGAACTGGCAAATATATGGCTTCAACTGAACAAGCCGGCCGAAGCCATAAAGATATACGACCAGCTTGAATCGCGCCTGGGAATAAATGAAGACCTGTCGATGCGGAAGCACCGCATCTACCTTGCAACCGGAAAATCGAAAAAGGCCCTGGAAGAACTTGAAAAACTTGCCGAAGCAAACGCCTGGGACAGCCGTATCCTTTCGATGCTGGCTGAATATTACCTGCTTCAGGGAAAGAGTGATGAAGCGCTGGCTACCTATAAAAAAATTCAGCTTGTAGATCCTGACAATGCCTATATCAACATATCCCTTGCCGACTATTACCGTCAACAGGGAGATCTGGAAAAGGCCACAGAATCGCTGAAGGCTGGTTTCGCCAATCCTTATTTGGATGCCGATACCAAAATTCAGGTCATGATGTCCTATTATTCACAGGTTAAAGATTACGATGGCATTGAGGATGATGTGCTTGAGCTTTCAGAAATTCTGGCGGAAATCCACCCCAACGACCCCCGCGCGCTAATGCTCAGGGGAGAAATGCTGATGATGTCAGATGAATACGGGGAAGCCAGGGAAATGTTCAGAAAAGTGAATCAGCTGGATCCGGGAAAATACCAGGTTTGGGAAAATCTGCTGCGCACCAATGCAATTCTTGAAGATTACGGTCAACTGGCCCTGGAAAGCCTACAGGCATCAGAACTGTTCCCCATGCAGCCAATGCCATATTATTTCAACGGTTTTTCAAACTATATGCTGAAGAATTATGAAATGGCTGTGCAGTCGCTTACCAACGGGGTTAAACTGGTCGCCGGAGATAACAGGTTGATCTCGGATTTTTACAGTATGATCGGTGACGCCCACCATGCACTGGGAAATCATGCGGAATCATTCTCGGCATATGAATCATCGCTTAAAGCCAACAGCGAGAATGCCCTGGTACTGAACAACTACGCCTATTACCTTTCGCTCAGGAAAGAAAACCTTGAGAAAGCAAAGGAAATGTCGGAAAAAGCCAACCGGCTTGTTCCGGGAAATGCATCATACCTGGATACCTATGCATGGGTATTGTACCAGATTGGTGATTACAATTCCGCATTGATATATGCAGAACAGGCCCTGAAGGCGGATGGATCTGCAAGCGCCGTGGTTATGGAGCATTATGGCGACATACTGTTCCGTCTTGGTCGTAATAATAAAGCCATAGACGCCTGGGAAAAGGCCAGGGCTGCCGGCGAGGGTTCCGCCCTTCTTGAACAAAAACTGAAAGACGGAAAATTATATGAATAG
- a CDS encoding lipopolysaccharide biosynthesis protein, with translation MNPFRKLAGQTAIYGLPTIVGRLLNYLLVPLYTRAFIPAEYGVVTEVYAYVAFLFVLLTYGMETAFFRFASREEQNNTVFATAMASLGVTSALFSVAGLLFAPEISARMGYGNHPEYIRWFILILATDALSTIPYAKLRLENRPLRFALIKIVNIGANISFNLFFILLCPYLLSKHPDTAISGLISRIYNPETGIGYIFISNLIASLLTFALLLPDILHKSMKPDPALLKKMLSYSWPLLIFGMAGIVNETFDRVILKHLLPGTTTEAMAQLGIYGACYKVSILMTLFIQTYRYAAEPFFFDQAKGQHPQDTYARMMHYFLIVCLFIFLSIMLFLDIVMLFVGEAYREGAPVVPVLLLANLFLGIFYNLSIWFKLTDKTTYGAIISVIGAVITLLLNYVLIPKFGYMGAAWATFACYASMMVISYFLGRKYYPVKYNLAGAAIYTIIALLLYGSSLLILTDDLLVRYGSSAVLLLFFIVFVAYRESKVFRRVIHKA, from the coding sequence TTGAATCCATTCAGGAAACTTGCAGGGCAGACTGCCATCTACGGACTTCCTACCATTGTGGGCCGCCTGCTGAACTATCTGCTTGTCCCGCTTTATACCCGGGCTTTTATTCCAGCCGAATACGGTGTTGTTACCGAGGTTTATGCCTATGTTGCCTTTCTGTTTGTATTGCTCACGTACGGCATGGAAACAGCATTTTTCCGTTTTGCCTCGCGCGAGGAGCAGAATAATACTGTATTTGCTACAGCCATGGCATCTCTGGGGGTCACTTCCGCGCTTTTCTCGGTTGCCGGACTGCTGTTTGCCCCTGAAATTTCGGCCCGTATGGGCTACGGCAACCATCCTGAATACATCAGATGGTTTATCCTGATACTCGCTACAGATGCATTGAGTACCATACCATACGCTAAGCTCAGGCTTGAAAACAGGCCGTTGCGATTTGCCCTGATCAAAATCGTCAACATCGGGGCGAATATCAGCTTCAATCTCTTTTTTATTCTTCTGTGCCCGTACCTGCTTTCAAAACACCCTGATACGGCCATTTCCGGCCTGATCAGCCGTATTTACAATCCGGAAACCGGCATAGGTTATATTTTTATATCAAACCTGATTGCCAGCCTGCTTACCTTTGCGCTGCTGCTTCCGGATATTCTGCATAAAAGCATGAAGCCCGACCCGGCATTGTTAAAGAAGATGCTTTCTTATTCCTGGCCCCTCCTGATTTTTGGCATGGCGGGGATCGTGAATGAAACCTTCGACCGGGTTATTCTGAAACACCTTCTGCCGGGTACTACCACCGAAGCCATGGCGCAATTGGGAATCTACGGGGCCTGTTATAAAGTTTCCATTCTGATGACGTTGTTTATCCAGACTTACAGATACGCTGCCGAACCATTCTTCTTTGATCAGGCCAAAGGTCAGCATCCGCAGGACACCTACGCCAGGATGATGCATTACTTTTTGATCGTTTGCCTTTTTATATTCCTTTCGATCATGTTGTTTCTGGACATCGTGATGCTCTTTGTGGGTGAAGCTTACAGGGAGGGCGCCCCGGTAGTACCCGTATTACTCCTTGCCAATCTTTTTCTCGGCATCTTTTACAACCTGAGCATCTGGTTTAAACTGACCGATAAAACCACCTACGGAGCGATTATATCAGTGATCGGAGCCGTCATCACATTGCTGCTGAATTATGTGCTGATTCCCAAGTTCGGTTATATGGGTGCCGCATGGGCGACCTTTGCATGCTATGCTTCAATGATGGTAATTTCATATTTCCTTGGCCGGAAGTACTATCCCGTAAAATATAACCTTGCGGGAGCGGCAATCTATACCATCATAGCCCTGCTGCTCTATGGGTCATCACTGCTGATTCTGACCGATGATCTGCTGGTCAGGTATGGCAGCAGCGCCGTTTTGCTGCTCTTCTTTATTGTCTTCGTTGCATACAGGGAAAGTAAAGTGTTTCGCCGGGTGATTCACAAAGCCTGA